Genomic DNA from Candidatus Hydrogenedentota bacterium:
TAAGAGAGATACCGCGCACAAGCGATACTCTATCAGTCCAAAAACTTGGTAACGACACCGGCGCCAACCGTACGGCCGCCTTCACGAATAGCGAAGCGAAGTTCTTCGTCCATCGCGATGGGCGTAATCAGTTCTGCGGTAATCGTCACGTTGTCACCGGGCATAATCATTTCCACGCC
This window encodes:
- the tuf gene encoding elongation factor Tu (EF-Tu; promotes GTP-dependent binding of aminoacyl-tRNA to the A-site of ribosomes during protein biosynthesis; when the tRNA anticodon matches the mRNA codon, GTP hydrolysis results; the inactive EF-Tu-GDP leaves the ribosome and release of GDP is promoted by elongation factor Ts; many prokaryotes have two copies of the gene encoding EF-Tu), whose amino-acid sequence is KFEAEVYVLKKEEGGRHTPFFTGYRPQFYFRTTDVTGSLNLPEGVEMIMPGDNVTITAELITPIAMDEELRFAIREGGRTVGAGVVTKFLD